From the Thermovirga lienii DSM 17291 genome, one window contains:
- a CDS encoding protein of unknown function DUF6 transmembrane (PFAM: EamA-like transporter family~InterPro IPR000620~KEGG: ttr:Tter_0377 protein of unknown function DUF6 transmembrane~PFAM: protein of unknown function DUF6 transmembrane~SPTR: Putative uncharacterized protein), producing the protein MGLFVKDQDFASGSKRWEAKTALCLASLYAVWGSTFLANKFGLESFPPYMLNAVRFLSGGVILYAIMKFKGEKDPTFGEWMKAGIVGLFMVVGGSGGLTVGQQWVASGLAATLIATVPLWTVVFTSFWEGRPGRLEILGLVIGILGVAMLNMERGIRGNPIGVIYILSAAACWGFGSALNRRIKWQSQQTVTAAQMIVGGAILAFISFLLGERMGPLTMKAAWGIFHLVVFGSVAGFSLYVHLLKTTRPAVATSYALVNPIIAAILGATLAGERFSLVALLAMAVILSGVALVFLAKVQRRG; encoded by the coding sequence GTGGGACTTTTTGTTAAAGATCAAGATTTTGCAAGCGGCAGCAAAAGATGGGAAGCCAAGACAGCTCTTTGTCTTGCTTCCCTTTATGCTGTGTGGGGGTCTACGTTTCTGGCCAATAAGTTTGGCTTGGAAAGCTTTCCTCCCTATATGCTGAATGCTGTTAGGTTTTTGTCTGGCGGAGTGATTTTATATGCCATAATGAAGTTCAAGGGAGAGAAAGACCCTACCTTCGGAGAGTGGATGAAGGCAGGAATTGTTGGACTTTTCATGGTGGTAGGTGGTTCAGGGGGGCTCACCGTGGGTCAGCAGTGGGTGGCATCAGGTCTTGCCGCGACCCTTATAGCCACCGTGCCTTTGTGGACGGTAGTCTTCACAAGCTTTTGGGAGGGCAGGCCAGGCAGACTGGAGATCTTGGGGCTGGTCATCGGTATTTTGGGCGTGGCCATGCTCAACATGGAGAGGGGCATAAGGGGCAATCCAATCGGGGTCATATACATATTGTCGGCAGCGGCGTGCTGGGGTTTTGGCTCGGCGCTCAACCGAAGGATCAAATGGCAGTCCCAGCAGACTGTGACGGCGGCGCAGATGATCGTAGGAGGGGCTATATTGGCTTTTATTTCCTTCTTGTTGGGTGAAAGAATGGGGCCTCTCACGATGAAAGCAGCATGGGGGATCTTCCACCTGGTCGTATTTGGTTCTGTCGCTGGTTTTTCCCTTTACGTTCATCTTCTTAAGACCACTAGACCTGCAGTGGCCACCAGTTATGCTTTGGTCAATCCCATAATAGCGGCCATCTTGGGGGCAACCCTCGCTGGAGAGAGGTTCTCTTTAGTTGCCTTGCTGGCCATGGCGGTGATCCTCTCCGGGGTTGCCTTGGTTTTCCTGGCGAAAGTACAAAGACGAGGGTAG
- a CDS encoding BioY protein (PFAM: BioY family~COGs: COG1268 conserved hypothetical protein~InterPro IPR003784~KEGG: aco:Amico_1847 BioY protein~PFAM: BioY protein~SPTR: BioY protein): MRFTPKTMVLAAMFAVLTTVGAYIRVPMPVVPFTLQTAFVLLAGVLLGSRIGALSQVLYILIGLLGLPVFAGGAGGLQTVFRPTFGFLLGFIAAAFVAGAVLERSKDYSFVKVLVACIAGSAALYVLGLLGLYLNLNYVAGKSVTFWTVLKIGFFPFVVSDALKALGVALLGAKVAPRIKGLIREQKE; the protein is encoded by the coding sequence ATGAGGTTTACACCAAAAACTATGGTTCTTGCAGCTATGTTCGCAGTTTTGACGACTGTGGGTGCTTACATCAGGGTACCCATGCCAGTGGTTCCTTTCACTTTACAGACGGCCTTTGTACTTCTTGCGGGAGTGCTTCTGGGGTCTCGCATAGGGGCCTTGTCTCAGGTTTTGTACATTCTCATTGGGCTTTTGGGGCTTCCTGTGTTCGCGGGAGGAGCGGGAGGCTTGCAGACTGTCTTTCGCCCGACGTTTGGCTTTCTTTTGGGTTTCATTGCAGCGGCTTTCGTTGCAGGGGCAGTTCTTGAAAGGAGCAAGGATTACTCCTTCGTCAAGGTTTTAGTGGCCTGCATCGCAGGAAGCGCTGCCCTTTACGTTTTAGGGCTTTTGGGGCTGTATTTGAACCTAAACTACGTTGCAGGGAAGTCCGTCACGTTCTGGACGGTGCTTAAGATCGGCTTTTTCCCCTTCGTTGTAAGTGATGCCCTCAAGGCTTTAGGTGTGGCTCTACTTGGAGCCAAGGTGGCGCCTCGTATAAAGGGGCTAATTCGCGAGCAAAAAGAGTAA
- a CDS encoding hypothetical protein (KEGG: oih:OB3269 hypothetical protein~SPTR: Putative uncharacterized protein), giving the protein MIVKSKVKPQYTSNFLKDMNKYMVAVMVWSLIWVISIKYIGFFVASVTSMWMIQWSLSSDRDLKSAVKFLAVSVGCVFVIYYTFTKYLYIFFPEGFLF; this is encoded by the coding sequence ATGATAGTTAAATCGAAAGTAAAACCCCAATATACGAGTAATTTTTTAAAAGATATGAACAAATACATGGTTGCAGTGATGGTGTGGTCTCTGATATGGGTTATTTCCATAAAGTACATTGGTTTTTTTGTTGCTAGCGTTACGTCTATGTGGATGATTCAGTGGTCTCTCAGCAGTGATCGTGATCTAAAAAGTGCAGTCAAGTTTTTAGCAGTATCTGTTGGTTGTGTGTTTGTTATATATTACACGTTCACGAAATATTTATATATTTTCTTCCCAGAAGGTTTTCTCTTCTAA
- a CDS encoding Protein of unknown function DUF2088 (PFAM: Uncharacterized conserved protein (DUF2088)~COGs: COG3875 conserved hypothetical protein~InterPro IPR018657~KEGG: aco:Amico_1304 protein of unknown function DUF2088~PFAM: Protein of unknown function DUF2088~SPTR: Transcriptional regulator), protein MLTQMRYGRSEISFDVDQHRVIKTLWPNERPGKLDPLNAVREALKTPIGTPSLADMLEARKPQNVVIIVNDITRPTPYEFLLPPLLEVLHGSGLKDDQITFLTATGIHDPHTREQDEEVYGKNLVNKYRFLSHKADDTSSLVEVGDLSTGLKLKVNKLAVEADFLITLGVIMPHYFAGFSGGRKSILPGVAGRESIEKNHSRMVYLMDDLPPIKQNPVSLEMIEAARLVGVDFILNVVTNSKKEIVEIVAGDLEEAWYKGVSVSSDMYEVPIPQKADVAIASAGGFPRDINVYQAQKALDHADKATKPGGTIILVAECSQGYGEKVFEEWMLEAKTPNDVIERIKKNFVMGGHKAYGICKVAAEKEIILISSLSEEKTEELFMRKMTSIDEAIKYVEKKHERPSYILMPQGSLTVPVLSS, encoded by the coding sequence GTGTTAACACAGATGAGATATGGAAGATCAGAGATTTCTTTTGATGTTGACCAACATAGAGTAATCAAAACGCTATGGCCTAACGAAAGACCTGGGAAATTGGACCCTTTAAATGCAGTGAGGGAAGCTTTGAAAACACCTATAGGGACTCCATCTTTGGCTGACATGCTAGAAGCGAGGAAGCCTCAAAATGTAGTTATTATAGTCAATGATATTACCCGTCCTACACCTTATGAATTTCTGCTTCCTCCATTGCTTGAAGTTTTACATGGTAGCGGATTGAAAGATGACCAAATCACTTTCCTGACGGCAACGGGAATTCATGACCCTCATACGCGGGAACAAGACGAAGAAGTTTACGGCAAAAACCTAGTAAATAAATACCGGTTTTTGTCGCATAAAGCTGATGACACTTCTTCCTTAGTTGAAGTAGGAGATCTTTCTACAGGCTTAAAGTTAAAAGTTAACAAGTTAGCCGTAGAGGCTGATTTCTTAATCACCTTGGGGGTGATTATGCCTCATTATTTTGCCGGCTTCTCGGGTGGCAGAAAGAGTATATTGCCAGGTGTTGCCGGAAGGGAAAGTATAGAAAAAAATCATTCTAGGATGGTATATCTAATGGATGACCTTCCGCCTATAAAGCAGAACCCAGTAAGTCTCGAAATGATAGAGGCAGCTAGATTAGTGGGAGTGGATTTTATATTAAATGTAGTTACTAATAGCAAGAAAGAAATTGTTGAAATTGTTGCAGGCGATTTAGAAGAAGCATGGTATAAGGGCGTGTCGGTTTCTTCAGATATGTATGAAGTTCCAATACCGCAAAAAGCAGATGTTGCTATAGCCAGTGCAGGTGGTTTCCCAAGAGACATTAATGTTTATCAAGCACAAAAGGCTCTTGATCATGCGGATAAAGCTACAAAGCCAGGGGGAACTATCATCCTAGTAGCTGAGTGTTCTCAGGGATATGGGGAGAAGGTCTTCGAGGAGTGGATGTTAGAGGCTAAGACACCAAATGACGTTATAGAGCGCATAAAGAAAAACTTTGTTATGGGTGGACACAAAGCCTACGGAATTTGTAAGGTCGCTGCCGAAAAGGAAATTATTTTGATTTCTTCTCTCTCTGAAGAAAAGACAGAGGAACTATTTATGCGTAAAATGACTTCAATTGACGAAGCGATAAAATATGTGGAAAAAAAGCATGAAAGGCCTAGCTATATACTGATGCCTCAGGGTAGTTTGACGGTACCTGTGCTTTCAAGTTAA
- a CDS encoding nitroreductase (PFAM: Nitroreductase family~COGs: COG0778 Nitroreductase~InterPro IPR000415~KEGG: gem:GM21_1846 nitroreductase~PFAM: nitroreductase~SPTR: Nitroreductase family protein), whose translation MLDILRKRRSIRKYQERPIEPEKIETLKEGLLRSPSAKNLKSWEFVFVENPETIKKLAQVRGASSSFLAGAPLAIVVMGNEQTTNVWVEDASLAAMIGQLVATSIGLGSCWIQIRNRDHSPELSAEDYVRNLLGIPEPYRVLCILAVGYPAEEKKPIPKGELPYNKIHLEKF comes from the coding sequence ATGTTGGATATCCTAAGAAAGCGCAGAAGCATAAGAAAATATCAGGAAAGGCCCATAGAGCCCGAGAAGATAGAGACGCTAAAAGAGGGACTTCTGCGGTCTCCTTCGGCGAAGAACTTAAAGTCCTGGGAGTTTGTTTTCGTTGAGAACCCCGAAACCATAAAGAAGCTTGCGCAGGTAAGAGGAGCAAGCTCAAGTTTCTTGGCAGGAGCGCCCCTTGCGATAGTCGTCATGGGAAACGAACAAACCACCAATGTTTGGGTGGAGGACGCCTCCCTTGCCGCCATGATAGGTCAGCTTGTGGCTACCTCCATAGGACTTGGCTCCTGCTGGATCCAGATACGAAACCGAGACCATTCACCGGAGCTTAGCGCCGAGGATTACGTTAGAAACCTTCTGGGGATCCCCGAGCCTTACAGGGTGCTATGTATCCTGGCGGTAGGATATCCAGCCGAGGAGAAAAAGCCCATACCTAAAGGGGAGCTGCCATACAATAAAATTCATCTAGAGAAATTTTAA
- a CDS encoding regulatory protein GntR HTH (PFAM: Bacterial regulatory proteins, gntR family~InterPro IPR000524~KEGG: gyc:GYMC61_0774 regulatory protein GntR HTH~PFAM: regulatory protein GntR HTH~SMART: regulatory protein GntR HTH~SPTR: Transcriptional regulator, GntR family;~manually curated): MRMTRREVAILIYKHIKEERFGGGNKLPSERELADMFGITRTLVREALAILEAFGVIEIRDRQGR; this comes from the coding sequence ATGAGAATGACGAGAAGAGAAGTAGCGATTCTCATTTATAAGCACATAAAAGAAGAGAGGTTTGGCGGAGGCAATAAATTACCAAGTGAGCGCGAGTTGGCGGATATGTTTGGTATTACTCGCACATTGGTAAGAGAGGCCTTAGCAATACTTGAGGCCTTTGGTGTAATTGAGATTCGGGATAGGCAGGGAAGATGA
- a CDS encoding lipopolysaccharide biosynthesis protein (PFAM: Chain length determinant protein~COGs: COG3206 Uncharacterized protein involved in exopolysaccharide biosynthesis~InterPro IPR003856~KEGG: aco:Amico_1712 lipopolysaccharide biosynthesis protein~PFAM: lipopolysaccharide biosynthesis protein~SPTR: Lipopolysaccharide biosynthesis protein): MPEDLSQGRTYQVEPYEGRYAEEISLLDIMVIFAKWRRLIAATVLLFAVGALIFAFMMTPLYKASVLVAETDKSYLGLLKSSAVQDRVLDRFAPKNWREMVGPDKKLKKDQLVAKYIGEMEAQGTKEGVIKLSVTYTDPKKAAEITNEYVNALENVLKDVRYGEYRKMAEDYAGKLNEVSGNLRAIEKDLAELEGKLGIGAKSVGVDGKIRDLEPVVAEWLKLQEKIMDKVMLISEKEADVGNNPEVATMKEELSELNLELEQYEESIMKSALNGQSSASFEVFSEYLKKRKEWLVQWMLYQKLQSLYDKVVLQEKTLNVSVVSLGSAQVPDKPFKPNKKLLLAVALVLGLFIGVFSAFFMEFFHRASEDPEEREKVKLIKEAFTLKGFFRS; the protein is encoded by the coding sequence ATGCCGGAGGATTTGTCTCAGGGAAGAACTTATCAAGTTGAGCCTTACGAGGGAAGATACGCCGAGGAGATATCGCTACTGGACATTATGGTGATATTTGCCAAGTGGAGACGCTTGATAGCTGCCACTGTTCTGCTTTTTGCTGTGGGTGCCTTGATCTTTGCTTTTATGATGACCCCCCTTTACAAGGCTTCTGTGCTGGTGGCGGAAACGGACAAAAGTTATTTAGGACTTTTGAAAAGCTCCGCTGTCCAGGACAGGGTTTTGGATAGATTCGCCCCGAAAAACTGGAGGGAGATGGTTGGTCCTGACAAGAAACTAAAAAAGGATCAGCTTGTTGCAAAGTATATAGGCGAAATGGAAGCTCAAGGGACCAAAGAGGGAGTTATAAAGCTTTCTGTTACCTATACTGATCCCAAGAAGGCTGCAGAGATAACCAATGAATACGTAAATGCCCTGGAGAACGTTCTAAAGGACGTAAGATACGGGGAGTATCGAAAAATGGCAGAAGATTACGCAGGGAAGCTCAACGAGGTTTCAGGCAACCTCAGGGCCATTGAAAAGGACCTGGCGGAGTTGGAGGGAAAATTAGGTATAGGAGCCAAATCTGTGGGAGTGGACGGAAAGATCAGGGACCTTGAACCAGTGGTTGCAGAGTGGTTGAAGCTTCAGGAAAAAATCATGGATAAGGTTATGCTTATTTCGGAAAAAGAGGCGGACGTTGGGAATAACCCAGAGGTTGCCACCATGAAAGAGGAGTTGTCGGAACTAAATCTTGAGCTTGAGCAGTATGAGGAGTCGATCATGAAAAGCGCCTTAAATGGTCAAAGCTCGGCTTCCTTTGAGGTGTTCTCCGAATACCTCAAAAAGCGCAAAGAGTGGCTTGTTCAGTGGATGCTTTACCAAAAGCTGCAGTCCTTGTACGATAAAGTGGTTCTTCAGGAAAAGACATTGAACGTTTCGGTTGTCTCCCTTGGAAGTGCCCAGGTTCCTGACAAACCCTTTAAACCCAACAAGAAGCTCCTCCTGGCGGTGGCCCTGGTCTTAGGACTTTTTATTGGGGTCTTTTCTGCCTTTTTCATGGAGTTTTTCCACAGAGCTTCGGAGGACCCCGAGGAGAGAGAGAAGGTGAAACTGATAAAAGAGGCCTTCACGCTGAAGGGGTTTTTCAGGTCGTAA
- a CDS encoding Silent information regulator protein Sir2 (PFAM: Sir2 family~COGs: COG0846 NAD-dependent protein deacetylase SIR2 family~InterPro IPR003000~KEGG: aco:Amico_1280 silent information regulator protein Sir2~PFAM: Silent information regulator protein Sir2~SPTR: Silent information regulator protein Sir2): MLEGLERLVSFLKSKEVVVFTGAGMSTASGLPDFRGKKGLWKEKDPSLLASVGALENNYQEFCEFYRWRIKALLEAKPNEGHFILANWEEKGYVKGIITQNVDGFHQEAGSKKVWELHGTLRKVRCMRCRSRYESALFLERTSCPNCGGKLRPDVVLFGESLPDLALEKAEELSLSCKCFLVLGSSLRVSPANWFPSLAKRNGAELFIINMEPTPLDALAERVIAEEINKVLYCVSEKLQKYI; encoded by the coding sequence ATGTTGGAAGGGCTGGAGCGGTTGGTTTCCTTTTTGAAGTCCAAGGAAGTGGTGGTCTTCACCGGTGCGGGGATGAGTACTGCCTCAGGCCTTCCGGACTTCAGGGGCAAAAAGGGTCTGTGGAAGGAGAAGGACCCTTCCCTTTTGGCATCCGTAGGCGCATTGGAGAACAACTACCAGGAGTTTTGCGAGTTCTATCGCTGGCGGATAAAGGCCCTGCTGGAGGCCAAACCCAATGAAGGACATTTTATATTGGCAAATTGGGAGGAAAAGGGCTACGTAAAGGGCATAATAACCCAGAACGTGGACGGTTTTCACCAAGAGGCTGGAAGCAAAAAGGTGTGGGAACTCCATGGAACACTGAGAAAGGTAAGGTGCATGAGGTGCCGCAGCAGGTACGAAAGCGCTCTTTTCCTGGAAAGAACCAGTTGCCCCAACTGTGGAGGGAAGCTCAGACCCGATGTGGTCCTTTTTGGCGAGAGTCTGCCTGACTTGGCTCTGGAAAAGGCAGAGGAGCTCTCTTTGTCCTGCAAGTGTTTTTTGGTTCTGGGCTCATCCCTTCGGGTATCTCCTGCAAACTGGTTTCCGTCCTTGGCCAAGAGGAATGGGGCAGAGCTTTTCATCATAAACATGGAGCCCACCCCGCTGGACGCCCTCGCTGAAAGGGTAATTGCCGAAGAAATAAACAAAGTGTTATATTGTGTTAGTGAAAAGCTGCAAAAGTATATTTAA